A single window of Bacteroidales bacterium DNA harbors:
- a CDS encoding SAM-dependent methyltransferase — MKTKIYLIPTSLGESDLQSVIPNNIKMIVESLNFFIVENIRSARRYIRKLSKDKVIDDITFFELNKHTKTNDISSFLQPAFSGNDIGIISEAGNPGIADPGAEIVKIAHRKNIQVIPLVGPSSILLALISSGLNGQNFAFNGYLPVKPPERVKKIQFLENRSKTEKQSQIFMETPFRNMKMLDDILNNCKKNTQLCIATDITLETEFIKTKTIIDWKKQKPQINKRPTIFILQAAVL, encoded by the coding sequence ATGAAAACAAAAATATATCTAATCCCGACCTCGTTGGGAGAATCTGATTTGCAAAGCGTTATTCCGAATAATATAAAAATGATTGTTGAAAGCTTAAATTTTTTTATTGTTGAAAATATTCGTTCGGCAAGAAGATATATCAGAAAGCTTTCGAAAGATAAAGTTATTGATGATATTACGTTTTTTGAATTAAATAAACACACCAAAACAAATGATATTTCAAGTTTTCTTCAACCTGCTTTTTCCGGAAATGATATAGGAATTATTTCAGAAGCCGGAAATCCCGGCATTGCCGATCCCGGTGCTGAAATCGTTAAAATTGCACATCGAAAAAACATACAAGTTATACCTTTGGTCGGACCGTCCTCGATTCTTCTTGCACTTATTTCTTCCGGTTTGAACGGACAAAATTTTGCTTTTAACGGTTATCTTCCGGTTAAACCGCCTGAAAGAGTTAAAAAAATTCAATTTCTTGAAAATCGTTCAAAAACCGAAAAACAATCACAAATTTTTATGGAAACTCCGTTCAGGAATATGAAAATGCTGGATGATATTCTAAATAATTGTAAGAAAAACACACAACTTTGCATTGCAACGGATATTACACTTGAAACCGAATTTATAAAAACAAAAACAATTATCGACTGGAAAAAACAGAAACCTCAGATTAATAAACGACCGACAATTTTCATTCTGCAGGCGGCGGTTCTTTAG
- a CDS encoding T9SS type A sorting domain-containing protein, whose amino-acid sequence MQKVILFFILIISYNSYSQTPIDTIWTKTMGGSGSEPPNYYPRLNPVIDITPGGDIYFITSTSSNDLWINNNIGGQDCWLVKLNADGDTLMTKIFGGSGFDVANSVVALDNGGCAVTGYTYSNDYDFTGNHDADGSYPDGFITCFDADGNITWSKLYGGSGNPLGGTDTFFKIIVNNSGNIVVVGQTNSINGDLTLEYDKFYVGWYLEVNPDNGNIITSKKVAGANHDENNANYLSDIIKLKDGTGYMTFGIQSYLFSDVFLLAKLGLNADTLWTREYGCNSYNKAAEIIETNTGDFLFTGTIDSQTGDVTNFIGGYDIWLVKTDSEGILKKQATFGGTDHEVVYALSPDNKGNYFLSGQTRSTDIAGENINYGITDFLLINFNSNLDTIYTHIPGGSDIDALTDVHASSDGDTVYVIGRTFSNDFFIHDNNGEIDVWLSQIKSKSLETEITDIITNNPFIYPNPTNGKFNVSNLPNKPHHIIIKDIIGRIVYSKNNYISGTEIDISRFNKGVYFVSFDKSNAKTLKVIVH is encoded by the coding sequence ATGCAAAAAGTAATTCTGTTTTTCATCTTGATAATTTCTTATAATTCTTACTCCCAGACACCTATTGATACTATTTGGACAAAAACAATGGGTGGCTCAGGTTCTGAACCGCCTAATTATTATCCGAGATTAAACCCTGTAATTGATATAACACCCGGAGGAGATATTTATTTTATAACATCTACATCTTCAAATGATTTATGGATAAACAATAATATAGGAGGACAAGATTGCTGGCTTGTTAAACTTAATGCAGACGGAGATACACTTATGACAAAAATATTCGGCGGCTCAGGTTTTGATGTTGCAAATTCTGTGGTTGCTTTGGATAACGGAGGATGTGCCGTTACAGGATATACATACTCTAATGACTATGATTTTACAGGCAACCATGATGCTGACGGAAGTTACCCCGACGGGTTTATTACTTGTTTTGATGCTGACGGAAATATCACTTGGAGCAAACTTTACGGTGGTTCAGGTAATCCGTTAGGAGGAACTGATACGTTTTTTAAGATAATTGTTAATAATTCGGGGAATATTGTTGTTGTAGGACAAACAAATTCAATTAACGGAGATTTAACCTTAGAATATGACAAATTTTATGTAGGTTGGTATCTTGAAGTAAACCCTGATAACGGAAATATTATTACATCAAAAAAAGTTGCAGGAGCAAATCATGACGAAAACAATGCAAATTATCTCAGTGATATTATAAAACTAAAAGACGGTACAGGATATATGACTTTCGGAATTCAATCATATCTTTTTAGTGATGTTTTTTTGCTTGCAAAACTTGGGTTGAATGCAGATACTTTATGGACAAGAGAATATGGTTGCAACAGCTACAACAAAGCAGCTGAAATAATTGAAACAAACACCGGAGACTTTTTATTTACCGGAACTATTGATTCTCAAACAGGAGATGTTACAAATTTTATAGGCGGCTATGATATTTGGCTTGTTAAAACAGACAGCGAAGGAATTCTAAAAAAACAAGCTACGTTCGGCGGTACAGACCATGAAGTTGTTTATGCTCTTTCTCCTGATAATAAAGGCAATTATTTCTTATCCGGACAAACACGAAGTACAGATATTGCAGGAGAGAATATAAATTACGGAATAACTGATTTTTTACTAATTAATTTTAATTCAAATCTTGATACGATATATACACACATTCCGGGGGGCAGTGATATAGATGCTCTGACTGATGTGCATGCATCTTCCGACGGAGATACAGTATATGTTATAGGAAGAACTTTCTCAAATGACTTTTTTATTCATGATAATAACGGAGAAATTGATGTATGGCTGTCTCAAATTAAATCAAAATCTTTAGAAACCGAGATAACTGATATTATTACAAATAATCCGTTTATATATCCGAACCCGACAAACGGAAAATTTAATGTTTCTAATTTACCGAACAAACCGCACCACATTATAATTAAAGATATTATAGGACGTATAGTTTATAGTAAAAATAATTATATTTCCGGTACCGAAATTGATATTTCAAGATTTAACAAGGGAGTGTATTTTGTTAGTTTTGATAAAAGCAATGCTAAAACGTTGAAAGTTATAGTTCATTAG
- a CDS encoding DUF4395 domain-containing protein: MNQLICPISSQQINENASRVTASVIAILVILFIVTQNVWILTFVLFDFSFRIFKKVKFSPVSCFVRRFYNLAKLPTKLVDKAPKVFAARLGFLMTVVSFGLFFFLPLTATIIAGVLAVFILADALFNFCIGCIIYHYLIFPLYDDNSKEPPPAE, from the coding sequence ATGAATCAATTAATTTGTCCCATATCGTCTCAACAGATTAACGAAAATGCAAGCAGAGTTACAGCCTCTGTCATTGCAATTCTTGTAATTTTATTCATTGTAACACAAAATGTATGGATACTTACTTTTGTCTTGTTTGACTTTTCATTCCGTATATTTAAAAAGGTAAAATTCAGCCCCGTTTCATGTTTCGTCAGGAGATTTTATAATTTAGCAAAGTTACCGACCAAACTTGTGGATAAAGCTCCGAAAGTTTTTGCAGCCCGTTTAGGCTTTTTAATGACAGTTGTTTCTTTCGGTTTATTTTTCTTTCTTCCGCTTACGGCAACAATTATTGCCGGAGTTTTGGCTGTATTTATTCTTGCAGATGCCCTTTTTAATTTTTGTATCGGTTGCATTATATATCATTATCTTATATTTCCCTTATATGATGATAACTCTAAAGAACCGCCGCCTGCAGAATGA
- a CDS encoding T9SS type A sorting domain-containing protein: MKKSLYIFAVILSLFQIKAQAQINIGGKPLSFSNKNISKDIPTILSEKQDNRELIKDAEANDTKDRPWQFGKNIDVNIDVKKQAVIDMFPKGILYRLAIKSEDATTLNLRFSNYMLPEDANLYIYSLDKSNIIGGFTNANNQANEIFATGLLKGDYIILEYYEPSDAEFPGKLIIDRITHGFRTVNDYGKSFGSSGDCNMNVACTDADNWQNEVSSVCMLVTGGSGFCSATLVNNTTEDGTPYILTADHCYSDPADLVFMFNWESEICDNPTLSPSHNDLSGAVLIARNTTSDFCLFEMNDVPPYYYDVYYAGWETNDVPSTSSVCIHHPKADIKKVSFDDEPSFSDYYLANQGVQDSHWKVIWDRATTTEPGSSGSPLFNENHRIIGQLHGGYASCYYLDEPDWYGKFSYSWDYGNSPDKRLKDWLDPINAGVTGFDGYDPNLPVADNDVQILGIISPESYYFGVTGIIPTFKIRNRGNLPLTSFEITYILDNESPVSKQWNGNLNSGEIIDVIFDEINLVSGKYNLQVYTENPNGTNDEYKQNDTAEINFFIYETIFKDDFENDNSWYLTGEFEINKPKGIGGGVGFPDPEYAISGEYVLGTDLTGKGQHEGDYENNIFEAEFAVSPVIDCRYFKNTLLSFERWLGTDKGSLDYASVNIFADSVWTTVWDNSNTRIIDSEWKSQTFDISEIADGKKIIIKFVTGPTNHAEQYCGWNIDDFMVAGIRSSEPVKKEEHIKIFPNPASNYFYIEVNDEIIENATVIISDLSGKVIFNKEFKPGEIKSIETTAFKKSIIKIELAGKIAEMLIINVKTKTKKFSNKVVVLQKGK, encoded by the coding sequence ATGAAAAAAAGCCTTTACATATTTGCCGTTATATTATCATTATTTCAAATAAAAGCACAAGCCCAAATAAACATAGGCGGAAAACCTTTAAGCTTTTCAAACAAAAATATCAGTAAAGATATTCCGACTATTTTATCAGAAAAGCAAGATAACCGAGAATTAATTAAAGATGCAGAAGCAAACGATACAAAAGACCGACCTTGGCAATTCGGAAAAAATATTGACGTAAATATTGATGTGAAAAAACAAGCTGTTATTGATATGTTTCCGAAAGGAATATTATACAGATTAGCAATAAAATCGGAAGATGCAACAACACTCAATTTAAGATTCAGTAATTATATGCTTCCCGAAGATGCAAATTTATACATTTATAGTTTAGATAAATCAAACATAATAGGAGGCTTTACAAATGCCAATAATCAAGCAAATGAAATTTTTGCAACAGGTTTATTGAAAGGAGATTATATCATCCTTGAATATTATGAACCGAGTGATGCAGAATTTCCCGGCAAATTAATTATTGACAGAATTACACACGGTTTCAGAACGGTTAATGATTACGGCAAAAGTTTCGGCAGTTCGGGAGATTGCAATATGAATGTTGCATGCACTGATGCTGATAATTGGCAAAATGAAGTTAGTTCAGTCTGTATGTTAGTAACAGGAGGTTCGGGTTTTTGCTCTGCTACACTTGTAAATAATACAACTGAAGACGGCACACCGTATATTTTGACAGCAGATCATTGCTACTCTGACCCAGCAGATTTGGTTTTTATGTTTAATTGGGAAAGCGAAATCTGTGATAATCCGACACTTTCTCCTTCACACAATGATTTGTCTGGTGCTGTTCTGATTGCACGAAATACAACTTCCGACTTTTGCCTTTTTGAAATGAATGATGTTCCGCCTTATTATTATGATGTTTATTATGCCGGTTGGGAGACAAATGATGTTCCGTCAACAAGTTCTGTATGTATTCATCACCCTAAAGCTGATATTAAAAAGGTATCTTTTGATGATGAACCTTCTTTTTCAGATTATTATTTGGCAAACCAAGGAGTTCAAGATTCTCATTGGAAAGTAATTTGGGACAGAGCAACAACTACTGAACCCGGCTCATCCGGCTCACCGCTTTTTAATGAAAATCATAGAATTATAGGACAACTTCACGGAGGTTATGCTTCGTGTTATTATCTCGATGAGCCTGATTGGTACGGAAAATTCTCTTATTCATGGGATTATGGAAACAGTCCGGATAAAAGATTAAAAGATTGGTTAGATCCGATAAATGCCGGAGTTACCGGTTTTGACGGTTATGACCCTAATTTGCCTGTTGCAGATAATGATGTTCAAATTCTCGGAATTATTTCTCCCGAAAGTTATTATTTCGGTGTTACCGGAATTATTCCGACTTTTAAAATAAGAAACAGAGGAAACTTACCGCTTACATCATTTGAAATAACTTATATTTTAGATAACGAATCACCTGTTTCAAAACAATGGAACGGAAACTTAAATTCCGGAGAAATTATTGATGTTATTTTCGATGAAATTAACTTAGTTTCAGGCAAATATAACTTACAGGTTTATACTGAAAATCCTAACGGAACAAATGATGAATACAAACAAAATGATACTGCCGAAATAAATTTCTTCATTTATGAAACAATATTCAAAGATGATTTTGAGAATGATAATTCATGGTATTTAACAGGAGAATTTGAAATAAATAAACCAAAAGGAATCGGCGGAGGAGTAGGATTTCCGGATCCGGAATATGCAATATCCGGAGAATATGTTTTAGGAACAGACTTAACAGGAAAGGGACAACACGAAGGAGATTATGAAAATAATATTTTTGAGGCTGAATTTGCTGTGTCGCCTGTTATTGATTGCAGGTATTTTAAAAATACTTTGTTAAGTTTTGAACGTTGGTTAGGGACTGATAAAGGGTCGCTTGATTATGCTTCCGTAAATATTTTTGCAGATTCAGTTTGGACAACTGTTTGGGATAATTCTAATACCAGAATTATAGACTCGGAATGGAAAAGTCAAACATTTGATATTTCCGAAATTGCAGACGGTAAAAAAATAATTATAAAATTTGTTACGGGTCCTACAAATCATGCCGAACAATATTGCGGCTGGAATATTGATGATTTTATGGTAGCCGGAATAAGAAGTTCTGAACCGGTAAAGAAAGAGGAGCACATAAAGATATTTCCCAATCCCGCAAGCAATTATTTTTATATTGAAGTAAATGATGAAATTATTGAAAATGCAACAGTAATAATCTCTGATTTGTCGGGAAAAGTAATTTTCAATAAAGAATTTAAACCGGGTGAAATAAAAAGCATTGAAACAACTGCCTTTAAAAAAAGTATAATAAAAATTGAATTAGCCGGCAAAATTGCTGAAATGTTAATTATAAACGTAAAAACAAAAACAAAAAAATTTTCAAATAAGGTTGTTGTTCTTCAAAAAGGAAAGTAA
- the lipB gene encoding lipoyl(octanoyl) transferase LipB has translation MIDKLQFSELGIIKYENAYDIQTQLFNKKIENKNKGIKNNSDIIICEHPHVYTIGKNGNENNLLIDDAFLQKINATYYKSNRGGDITYHGPGQLVAYPILDLDILNMGTKDYIFALEYMIIEVLKEYGIKGEVSKGNIGVWLDTGTANELKICSIGVKISRGITMHGLALNVNTDLSYFNYINPCGFIEKGVTSMKKELGKEVDFKSVSDLIIKEFSQRF, from the coding sequence ATGATTGATAAACTTCAATTTAGTGAATTAGGAATCATCAAATATGAAAATGCTTACGATATTCAAACGCAATTATTTAATAAAAAAATTGAAAATAAAAATAAGGGAATTAAAAATAATTCTGATATTATTATTTGTGAACACCCTCATGTTTATACAATCGGAAAAAACGGAAATGAAAATAATTTATTAATTGATGATGCTTTTTTGCAAAAAATCAATGCAACATATTATAAATCAAACAGAGGCGGAGATATTACTTATCACGGTCCCGGGCAATTAGTTGCATACCCCATACTTGACTTAGATATTTTAAATATGGGAACAAAAGACTATATTTTTGCTTTGGAATATATGATAATTGAAGTCTTAAAAGAATACGGAATTAAAGGTGAAGTAAGTAAAGGCAATATCGGTGTTTGGTTAGATACGGGAACTGCAAATGAACTAAAAATTTGTTCAATAGGTGTAAAAATCAGCAGAGGTATTACAATGCACGGCTTAGCATTAAATGTTAATACTGATTTATCATATTTTAATTATATTAACCCTTGCGGTTTTATTGAGAAAGGAGTTACTTCAATGAAAAAAGAATTAGGAAAAGAAGTTGATTTTAAATCAGTTTCAGACCTTATAATAAAAGAATTTAGCCAACGCTTTTAA